A DNA window from Mycolicibacter terrae contains the following coding sequences:
- the ypfJ gene encoding KPN_02809 family neutral zinc metallopeptidase → MTFNEGMQIDTSTTSSGGAGRGMAIGGGVAGLVILVVALLLGADPGDVLSQQPVDRGQYAAPGFDLNKCRTGDDANKYVQCRVVATANSVDAVWSELMPGYSRPQVQLFSGQTSTGCGVASSAVGPFYCPVDQTAYFDTDFFQVLVDQFGSSSGPLAQEYVVAHEFGHHVQNLRGVLGRAQHGAQGATGAGVRTELQADCYAGVWAHYASVTKQQGTGVPFLKPLTDDDIRDALSAAASVGDDRIQQAATGHVNPESWTHGASAQRQHWFTVGYQTGDPNQCDTFAAADLG, encoded by the coding sequence ATGACCTTCAACGAAGGTATGCAGATCGATACCAGCACCACCTCGTCCGGCGGGGCCGGTCGTGGGATGGCCATCGGCGGTGGTGTCGCCGGGCTGGTGATCCTGGTGGTGGCGCTGCTGCTGGGGGCCGATCCCGGCGACGTGCTCAGCCAGCAGCCGGTGGATCGCGGACAGTACGCGGCGCCGGGTTTCGACCTCAACAAGTGCCGCACGGGTGATGACGCCAACAAATACGTGCAGTGCCGGGTGGTGGCCACCGCCAACTCGGTCGACGCCGTGTGGTCGGAGCTGATGCCCGGCTACAGCCGCCCGCAGGTGCAGCTGTTCAGCGGGCAGACCAGCACCGGATGCGGGGTCGCCAGCAGCGCCGTCGGGCCGTTCTACTGCCCGGTCGACCAGACCGCCTACTTCGACACCGACTTCTTCCAGGTGCTCGTCGACCAGTTCGGCTCCAGCAGCGGACCGCTGGCACAGGAGTATGTGGTGGCCCACGAGTTCGGCCACCATGTGCAGAACCTGCGCGGTGTGCTCGGCCGGGCTCAGCACGGCGCACAGGGCGCGACCGGCGCGGGCGTGCGCACCGAACTGCAGGCCGACTGCTATGCCGGGGTGTGGGCGCACTACGCATCGGTGACCAAGCAGCAGGGCACCGGAGTGCCGTTCCTCAAACCGTTGACCGACGACGACATCCGCGACGCGCTGTCCGCGGCGGCGTCGGTGGGCGACGACCGCATCCAGCAGGCCGCCACCGGTCACGTCAACCCGGAGTCCTGGACCCACGGCGCGTCGGCGCAGCGTCAGCACTGGTTCACCGTCGGCTACCAGACCGGCGATCCCAACCAGTGCGACACCTTCGCCGCGGCCGACCTGGGTTAA
- a CDS encoding PE family protein, giving the protein MAFVTAQPEVLTAAAGSLSGIGDSMTAGMAAAAAPTTGVVPPAADMVSAITAAQFSTHAQLFQQVSAQAAAVHQQIVATLSGNSNAYALTEAANAAAAG; this is encoded by the coding sequence ATGGCATTCGTAACCGCCCAGCCGGAGGTTTTGACGGCGGCTGCGGGCAGCCTGTCGGGAATTGGTGACTCCATGACGGCGGGCATGGCTGCCGCGGCCGCGCCCACCACCGGTGTGGTGCCCCCGGCCGCCGACATGGTCTCGGCGATAACCGCTGCCCAATTCTCCACCCACGCGCAGCTGTTCCAGCAGGTCAGCGCCCAGGCCGCGGCGGTTCACCAGCAGATCGTGGCCACTCTGAGCGGGAACTCGAACGCCTACGCCCTCACCGAGGCTGCCAACGCCGCTGCGGCCGGCTGA
- a CDS encoding PPE family protein — MSFSVFPPEINSGLIYTGPGSAPLLEAATAWTNLAAELSTSATATHSVITNLSSTWGGLGSAAATSAVTPYVAWLEQASANATQNAALAAQAAALFETARSASVPPAVIAANRAMLLALISTNFFGQNTPLIQATEHQYEVMWATDGAAMDSYSGSAQATTNSLMAQQSPPNSALATQPGSAEGGPVPGDPTGGGTVNPGYNLSTIGGILETLGISDPSMLGITDPTLLATPINSLTSPLTMGTSFGMMAMRMLMMLPQLARMGAMGGSMGALAGQSAGATGTGTLMTQIGDFVNDKLQGAVGVLAGHFSSATNAISAKLGQAASMGALKVPQAWSMAADGMVRAAPVLPSTTVSAPIQTMSGSSGMPGGPFGNALMGAMAGRGLGAVAAKAPKVMPRSPAGG, encoded by the coding sequence ATGAGCTTCAGTGTGTTCCCGCCGGAGATCAACTCCGGCTTGATATATACCGGGCCGGGGTCGGCGCCCCTGCTCGAGGCGGCGACGGCCTGGACGAACCTGGCTGCCGAACTCTCGACGTCAGCGACGGCGACGCACTCGGTGATCACCAACCTCAGCTCGACCTGGGGTGGGTTAGGGTCCGCGGCGGCAACGTCGGCGGTCACGCCCTATGTGGCCTGGCTGGAGCAGGCATCCGCCAACGCCACCCAGAACGCGGCATTGGCCGCCCAGGCCGCCGCGCTGTTCGAGACGGCCCGGTCCGCGTCGGTTCCGCCGGCGGTGATCGCGGCGAACCGGGCGATGCTGCTGGCGTTGATCTCAACCAACTTCTTCGGGCAGAACACCCCGCTGATCCAGGCCACCGAGCACCAGTACGAGGTGATGTGGGCGACCGACGGCGCAGCGATGGACTCTTATTCCGGGTCGGCCCAGGCCACCACCAACTCGCTGATGGCGCAGCAGTCCCCACCCAACAGCGCCCTGGCGACCCAGCCGGGCTCGGCCGAGGGTGGTCCGGTGCCAGGTGACCCGACCGGCGGGGGCACCGTGAACCCGGGCTACAACCTCTCGACAATCGGCGGGATCTTGGAAACGCTCGGTATCAGCGATCCGAGCATGCTCGGTATTACCGACCCGACCCTGCTCGCCACCCCGATCAACTCGCTGACGTCGCCACTGACGATGGGCACCTCCTTCGGCATGATGGCGATGCGGATGCTGATGATGCTGCCGCAGCTCGCCCGAATGGGAGCGATGGGCGGTTCGATGGGCGCCCTGGCCGGACAGTCCGCCGGCGCGACCGGTACCGGCACCCTGATGACCCAGATCGGCGACTTCGTCAACGACAAGCTGCAGGGCGCGGTCGGCGTGCTGGCCGGGCACTTCAGCTCGGCGACCAACGCCATCTCCGCCAAGCTCGGCCAGGCCGCCTCGATGGGCGCGCTGAAGGTGCCGCAGGCCTGGTCGATGGCCGCCGACGGTATGGTTCGTGCGGCCCCGGTGCTGCCGTCCACCACGGTCAGCGCCCCCATTCAGACCATGTCGGGATCCTCGGGGATGCCCGGTGGCCCGTTCGGCAACGCCCTGATGGGCGCGATGGCCGGACGCGGACTCGGCGCGGTCGCGGCCAAGGCCCCCAAAGTTATGCCCCGTTCGCCGGCCGGCGGGTGA
- a CDS encoding WXG100 family type VII secretion target, which translates to MATRFMTDPDAMRAMAGRFDVHAQTVEDEARRMWASSTNISGAGWGGLAERTSMDTMGQMQTAFRNIVTMLHGVRDGLIRDANHYEQQEAASQQILSS; encoded by the coding sequence ATGGCAACACGTTTTATGACTGATCCGGACGCGATGCGTGCGATGGCGGGGCGTTTTGATGTGCACGCCCAGACGGTGGAGGATGAGGCCCGGCGGATGTGGGCGTCCTCGACGAACATCTCGGGTGCGGGCTGGGGTGGTTTGGCCGAGCGGACCTCGATGGACACCATGGGTCAGATGCAGACGGCGTTTCGCAACATTGTGACCATGCTGCACGGGGTGCGTGATGGTTTGATTCGCGACGCCAACCATTACGAGCAGCAGGAAGCTGCTTCGCAGCAGATCCTGTCGAGCTAG
- a CDS encoding WXG100 family type VII secretion target, producing MSINYQFGDVDAHGALIRAQAASLEAEHQAIVHDVLAAGDFWGGAGSVACQEFVAQLGRNFAVIYEQANSHGQKVQSAGNNMANTDASVGSSWA from the coding sequence ATGAGCATCAATTACCAGTTCGGTGACGTCGACGCCCACGGTGCGTTGATTCGGGCCCAGGCGGCGTCGTTGGAGGCTGAGCATCAGGCGATCGTGCATGATGTGTTGGCTGCCGGGGACTTCTGGGGTGGCGCGGGTTCGGTGGCGTGCCAGGAGTTCGTGGCGCAGTTGGGCCGCAACTTCGCGGTGATCTATGAGCAGGCCAACAGCCACGGTCAGAAGGTGCAGTCGGCGGGCAACAACATGGCCAACACCGACGCTTCCGTCGGCTCCAGCTGGGCCTGA
- the aspS gene encoding aspartate--tRNA ligase: MPLDLATVEPLPRPSPNQGVLVLRSHDAGSLRATDAGLSVTLAGWVARRRDHGGVIFIDLRDASGVAQVVFRDASDAETLEQAHRLRAEFCVAITGVVEVRPAGNENPDLPTGAIEVNVTALTVLNEAAPLPFQLDESAGEEARLKHRYLDLRREDGPGAALRLRSKVNAAARAVLAEHAFIEVETPTLTRSTPEGARDFLVPARLQPGSFYALPQSPQLFKQLLMVAGMERYYQIARCYRDEDFRADRQPEFTQLDLEMSFVDAEDVIGIAEQVLKALWALIGYDLPTPLPRMTYADAMRRFGSDKPDLRFGLELVECAEFFKDTTFRVFQAPYVGAVVMPGGASQPRRTLDGWQDWAKQRGAKGLAYVLVGEDGELSGPVAKNLTDAERAGLAEHVGAGPGDCIFFAAGPVKGSRALLGAARGEIARRLDLIDPDAWAFTWVVDPPLFEPADDATAAGDVAVGSGAWTAVHHAFTSPKPEYAGSVESDPGAVLADAYDVVCNGNEIGGGSIRIHRREVQQQVFKVMGLAEAEATEKFGFLLDAFSFGAPPHGGLAFGWDRVVALLAGVDSIREVIAFPKSGGGIDPLTDAPAPITAAQRKEAGIDAAPQRR; this comes from the coding sequence ATGCCTCTAGACTTGGCGACCGTCGAACCGTTACCTAGACCGTCTCCAAATCAGGGGGTATTAGTGCTGCGCAGCCACGACGCCGGCTCATTGCGGGCCACCGACGCCGGGCTGAGCGTCACGCTGGCCGGCTGGGTGGCGCGCCGCCGCGACCACGGCGGCGTCATCTTCATCGACCTGCGCGACGCCTCGGGGGTGGCGCAGGTGGTGTTTCGTGACGCCAGTGATGCTGAGACGCTGGAGCAGGCCCACCGCCTGCGCGCCGAGTTCTGTGTCGCGATCACCGGCGTCGTCGAGGTGCGCCCGGCCGGCAATGAGAACCCCGACCTGCCGACCGGAGCCATCGAGGTCAACGTGACGGCGTTGACCGTCCTCAACGAGGCCGCGCCGTTGCCGTTCCAACTCGATGAATCGGCCGGCGAAGAGGCGCGGCTGAAGCACCGCTACCTCGACCTGCGCCGGGAAGACGGTCCCGGGGCGGCGCTGCGGCTACGGTCCAAGGTCAACGCCGCCGCTCGCGCGGTGCTCGCCGAGCACGCCTTCATCGAGGTCGAAACCCCCACACTGACCCGGTCCACCCCGGAGGGCGCCCGCGACTTCCTGGTGCCGGCTCGGCTGCAGCCGGGCTCGTTCTACGCGCTGCCGCAGAGCCCGCAGCTGTTCAAGCAGCTGCTCATGGTGGCCGGCATGGAGCGCTACTACCAGATCGCCCGCTGCTACCGCGACGAGGATTTCCGCGCCGACCGCCAGCCGGAGTTCACCCAGCTGGACCTGGAGATGAGTTTCGTCGACGCCGAGGACGTGATCGGCATCGCCGAACAGGTGCTCAAGGCGCTGTGGGCACTGATCGGCTATGACCTACCCACCCCACTGCCCCGGATGACCTACGCCGACGCGATGCGCCGGTTCGGCTCGGACAAGCCGGACCTGCGGTTCGGCCTGGAACTGGTCGAGTGCGCTGAGTTCTTCAAAGACACCACCTTCCGGGTCTTCCAGGCTCCCTACGTGGGTGCGGTCGTCATGCCGGGTGGGGCCTCGCAGCCGCGGCGCACGCTGGACGGCTGGCAGGACTGGGCCAAGCAGCGCGGAGCCAAGGGCCTGGCCTATGTGCTGGTCGGCGAGGACGGGGAGCTCTCGGGCCCGGTGGCCAAGAACCTCACCGACGCCGAACGCGCCGGGCTGGCCGAGCACGTCGGCGCGGGGCCGGGGGACTGCATCTTCTTTGCGGCCGGGCCGGTCAAGGGATCGCGGGCGTTGTTGGGGGCGGCACGCGGCGAGATCGCCCGGCGCCTGGACCTGATCGATCCCGACGCCTGGGCGTTCACCTGGGTGGTCGATCCGCCGTTGTTCGAGCCCGCCGACGACGCCACCGCGGCCGGTGACGTCGCCGTCGGCTCCGGCGCCTGGACGGCGGTACACCACGCCTTCACCTCCCCGAAGCCCGAATACGCCGGCAGCGTGGAGTCCGACCCCGGCGCGGTGCTCGCCGATGCCTACGACGTGGTCTGCAACGGCAACGAGATCGGCGGCGGCTCAATCCGTATCCACCGCCGCGAGGTTCAGCAGCAGGTCTTCAAGGTAATGGGGCTGGCCGAAGCCGAGGCGACCGAAAAATTCGGGTTTCTGTTGGACGCCTTCAGTTTCGGCGCGCCCCCGCACGGTGGGCTGGCGTTCGGCTGGGACCGGGTGGTGGCGCTGCTGGCCGGGGTGGACTCGATCCGCGAGGTCATCGCGTTCCCGAAGTCCGGCGGCGGCATCGACCCGTTGACCGACGCCCCGGCGCCCATCACCGCCGCCCAGCGCAAGGAGGCCGGGATCGACGCGGCGCCGCAGCGGCGGTGA
- a CDS encoding PaaI family thioesterase has translation MDSTEFARLVVASMPFATTLQIEVGELKPHQVIATMAWAPERCTTGGMLHGGALMAFADTAGAVCAVANLPQGASTSTIESKTNFFRAVRAGTVTATSLPLHVGRTTIVVQTDLTDDDDKLVARVTQTQAVLAPKK, from the coding sequence ATGGATTCGACCGAGTTCGCCCGACTGGTGGTCGCCAGCATGCCCTTCGCGACGACCCTGCAGATCGAAGTCGGGGAACTGAAACCCCACCAGGTGATCGCCACGATGGCCTGGGCGCCCGAGCGCTGCACCACCGGCGGCATGCTGCACGGGGGAGCGCTGATGGCGTTCGCCGACACCGCCGGGGCGGTGTGCGCGGTGGCCAACCTGCCTCAGGGCGCCAGCACGTCGACGATCGAATCGAAAACCAATTTCTTCCGGGCGGTGCGCGCGGGCACCGTCACCGCGACCAGCCTTCCGCTGCACGTGGGGCGGACCACGATCGTCGTGCAGACCGACCTGACCGACGACGACGACAAGCTGGTCGCGCGAGTCACCCAGACCCAGGCGGTTCTGGCGCCGAAGAAGTAG
- a CDS encoding transglycosylase family protein — protein sequence MHRNAARRVVQFGSRPLVWAASGLVTGGIAGTLLASASVAHADANMMGWDAVAQCESGGNWAADTGNGFYGGLQFKPSTWRAFGGVGLPSKASREEQIAVANRVLDEQGPYAWPKCGPGRVFPSSVKGWVPPAMRSLLKPFW from the coding sequence ATGCACCGGAACGCGGCACGGCGTGTCGTGCAGTTCGGGAGTCGGCCCCTCGTATGGGCCGCATCCGGGCTGGTCACCGGGGGGATCGCGGGAACGTTGCTGGCGTCGGCAAGCGTCGCGCACGCGGACGCCAACATGATGGGCTGGGACGCGGTCGCACAATGCGAGTCCGGCGGTAACTGGGCCGCGGATACCGGCAACGGCTTCTACGGCGGGTTGCAGTTCAAGCCGTCGACCTGGCGCGCCTTCGGCGGTGTCGGGTTGCCGTCGAAGGCGTCGCGGGAGGAACAGATCGCCGTCGCCAATCGGGTGCTGGACGAACAGGGTCCCTACGCCTGGCCCAAATGCGGGCCGGGACGCGTATTCCCGTCGTCGGTGAAGGGCTGGGTGCCGCCGGCGATGCGCAGCCTGCTCAAACCGTTCTGGTGA